A single genomic interval of Odontesthes bonariensis isolate fOdoBon6 chromosome 3, fOdoBon6.hap1, whole genome shotgun sequence harbors:
- the ikbke gene encoding inhibitor of nuclear factor kappa-B kinase subunit epsilon produces MSGITASTTNYLWSLQDVLGQGATASVYKARNKRSGELVAVKVFNVLSFNRPHDVQMREFEMLRKLNHSNIVRLFAVEELPSKQKVLVMEYCAGGSLLNLLEEPENAFGLPETEFLTVLQCVVQGMNHLRENGVVHRDIKPGNIMRQVGEDGKSVYKLTDFGAARELEDDEKFMSIYGTEEYLHPDMYERAVLRKPHQKSYGVSVDLWSIGVTLYHAATGSLPFTPYEGPRKNKPTMYKITTEKPMGAVAGAQRVEGGPIEWSYHLPHSCQLSQGLRVLLVPVLAGIIEADQERCWGFDQFFTATTDILQRQQVHLFSLQQAVPHCIYIHHYSTVTVFFEEVASQTGIQQQHLMYLGHELPLEGSMKVVNLPKTSSSRPLVLLSYAPEANISLPFREPETPAIPSRFDVFADYGFSKVIVGVVHQYLMTVQLLHTHRELLLEGYYSYMMKLRGECREAMHSISMITIRLQSCLNTQHRIQRVGTSSSENQGSLDINQKLLQLHELLPEYTKGIQGFQNKLDLLQIEQSKLAETLANDKSSQKMEMLLQKIKTIHHHYRKDRLTGKLAYNDEQIHKFEKIHLSSHIKRVKSLFREECVQRYKGLLTSTREWSSVMLEMQTRLEDFASFSTGLLADLEMNEQHQTKAMDRIIYTLQSKRTEQQPGIAPRDNEQMVSRMHHLRDEMEILVRELQCNNGIIESLGTVNSAAARELSPARPSTL; encoded by the exons ATGTCAGGGATAACAGCCAGTACAACCAACTACCTGTGGTCTTTACAAGATGTTCTCGGTCAAGGTGCCACTGCCAGTGTCTACAAGGCACGCAACAAG agGTCGGGTGAACTGGTGGCCGTAAAGGTGTTCAACGTTTTGAGCTTCAACCGCCCCCATGATGTCCAAATGAGAGAGTTCGAGAtgctcaggaagctcaaccaCAGCAATATTGTCAGGCTGTTTGCTGTGGAGGAG CTGCCTTCTAAGCAGAAGGTGCTAGTCATGGAGTATTGTGCAGGGGGGAGTCTGCTCAACCTGCTCGAGGAGCCAGAGAATGCCTTCGGCCTGCCTGAAACAGAATTCCTCACTGTGTTGCAGTGTGTAG TGCAGGGTATGAATCACCTGCGAGAAAATGGGGTGGTGCATCGAGACATTAAGCCGGGGAACATCATGCGACAGGTTGGAGAGGACGGCAAGTCTGTCTACAAGCTGACAGACTTTGGAGCAGCAAGAGAGCTGGAAGATGACGAGAAGTTTATGTCTATTTATGGAACTGAGGAGTATCTG CATCCAGACATGTATGAACGCGCTGTGCTGCgtaagcctcatcagaaatcctATGGCGTGAGTGTTGACTTGTGGAGTATAGGTGTGACCTTATACCACGCCGCCACTGGGAGCCTTCCCTTCACACCTTACGAAGGACCCCGCAAGAACAAGCCCACCAT GTACAAAATTACAACAGAGAAACCAATGGGCGCCGTAGCTGGCGCACAGCGGGTGGAAGGCGGACCTATAGAGTGGAGCTACCACCTACCTCACAGCTGCCAGCTCTCACA GGGTCTGAGAGTGTTGCTGGTTCCCGTGCTCGCAGGTATAATCGAGGCCGACCAGGAGAGGTGCTGGGGCTTCGACCAGTTCTTCACAGCCACCACAGATATACTTCAGCGGCAGCAAGTCCACCTCTTCTCCCTGCAGCAGGCCGTGCCTCACTGTATCTACATACACCACTACAGCAC TGTGACGGTGTTCTTTGAGGAGGTGGCGTCTCAGACTGGGATACAGCAGCAACACCTGATGTACCTGGGTCATGAGCTGCCCCTGGAGGGCAGCATGAAGGTGGTCAACCTGCCTAAAACGTCCTCCTCTCGGCCTCTCGTTCTGCTCAGCTACGCACCTGAAGCCAACATCAGCCTGCCTTTCAGAGAGC CCGAAACTCCCGCCATCCCATCCAGATTTGACGTTTTTGCGGACTACGGTTTCTCCAAG GTAATTGTGGGCGTGGTCCACCAGTATCTGATGACTGTGCAACTGCTTCACACGCACCGAGAGCTGCTACTGGAGGGATACTACAGCTACAT GATGAAGTTGCGCGGTGAGTGTAGAGAGGCCATGCACAGTATTTCGATGATCACCATTAGATTGCAGTCCTGCCTCAACACACAGCACAGGATCCAACGAGT TGGCACTTCCTCCTCTGAAAATCAAGGCTCACTGGATATCAATCAAAAGCTGCTGCAG CTTCATGAGCTCCTGCCCGAGTACACGAAAGGAATCCAAGGTTTTCAGAACAAACTGGACCTCCTACAGATAGAGCAGTCCAAGCTCGCGGAGACTCTGGCCAATGACAAAAG CTCTCAGAAGATGGAGATGCTGCTGCAGAAGATAAAGACAATTCATCACCATTATCGAAAAGACCGACTGACTGGCA AGTTGGCCTATAACGATGAGCAAATCCACAAGTTTGAGAA AATCCACCTGTCGTCCCACATTAAGAGAGTGAAATCTCTCTTCCGAGAGGAGTGCGTGCAGAGATATAAAGGGCTGTTGACCTCAACAAGGGAGTGGAGCAG CGTCATGCTGGAGATGCAGACCCGGCTAGAGGACTTCGCCTCTTTCTCCACAGGCTTGTTGGCAGACTTGGAAATGAATGAGCAGCACCAGACTAAG GCTATGGACAGAATCATTTACACTCTGCAGTCTAAGAGAACAGAACAACAGCCGGGAATCGCACCCAGGGACAACGAACAGATGGTGTCCAG GATGCACCATTTGAGGGACGAAATGGAGATTTTGGTGAGAGAACTACAGTGTAACAACGGCATTATTGAGAG CCTTGGAACCGTTAACTCTGCAGCAGCCCGGGAGCTGAGTCCGGCCAGACCGTCCACACTGTGA